Proteins from one Bartonella sp. HY328 genomic window:
- a CDS encoding methylmalonyl-CoA mutase family protein, producing MDNKLSVESVKIQQSSGGKINQRQFGWSAMQRADDPDVRRANQQLKQDIANGANGVAIVFAGAHNAYGFGLPPEPDTIEKLFDGIDLAGLHLRLENHSHGRPITDTFITYLQKSRIDLNRTQITFGTDPTASLATTGRLKMSIAALKASLPQSMSAFFSSGLPGIVLEADGRPYHNAGATEAQEIGAMLSVAVSHLKMIEDGRHHILYTLPHIGFATALDQDPALGKAKLRALRLLWHKIQKDLGVENPFPAIIHVETSMRMMSAHDPLLNISRCNLASYAAISSGVVSLNVLPFSMPLGLADSFARRQALLSQLILAEENAATFTFDANEKSEQADVLVEAAWEEFQRFERAGGILETLIDGSLELRFEEARDLRTTAFLKGERTILGVTKARLKNELPVCGIYDQKPSDFVADGIVHCKPLTFKRLETCYEEAAAIAPAGAALIV from the coding sequence ATGGATAACAAATTATCTGTTGAAAGCGTAAAAATTCAACAATCCTCCGGTGGTAAGATTAATCAACGCCAATTTGGTTGGTCGGCAATGCAGCGAGCTGATGATCCTGATGTTCGTCGCGCAAATCAGCAGTTGAAGCAAGATATTGCCAATGGTGCCAATGGTGTTGCTATTGTTTTTGCTGGCGCCCACAATGCTTACGGATTTGGGTTGCCGCCTGAGCCTGATACAATTGAGAAATTATTTGATGGAATTGACCTTGCTGGTTTGCATCTGCGCTTGGAAAATCATTCTCACGGTCGTCCTATTACAGATACGTTTATTACTTATTTGCAAAAAAGTCGTATCGATTTAAATCGCACGCAAATTACTTTTGGCACAGACCCGACAGCAAGTCTTGCAACAACTGGCCGGCTTAAAATGTCTATTGCAGCATTAAAAGCATCCTTACCCCAGTCTATGTCGGCTTTTTTCTCTTCAGGGCTTCCAGGTATTGTGCTTGAAGCTGATGGTCGTCCTTACCATAATGCCGGCGCGACTGAGGCACAAGAAATTGGCGCTATGTTGTCGGTTGCTGTTAGTCATCTAAAAATGATTGAAGATGGCAGACATCACATATTATACACGCTGCCTCATATTGGTTTTGCAACAGCCCTTGATCAAGATCCAGCCCTTGGTAAGGCAAAATTGCGCGCATTACGACTTTTATGGCATAAAATTCAAAAGGATCTTGGAGTCGAAAATCCTTTTCCTGCAATAATTCATGTTGAAACATCAATGCGCATGATGAGTGCTCATGATCCATTATTGAATATTTCACGGTGCAATCTTGCTAGCTATGCAGCAATTTCATCGGGTGTTGTTTCGCTTAATGTTTTGCCATTTTCTATGCCACTTGGTCTTGCCGATTCATTTGCACGCCGACAAGCTTTGTTAAGCCAACTTATATTGGCTGAAGAAAATGCAGCTACCTTTACATTTGACGCTAACGAAAAAAGTGAGCAGGCAGATGTGCTTGTTGAAGCTGCATGGGAAGAATTTCAGCGTTTTGAACGTGCAGGCGGCATTTTAGAAACCTTGATTGATGGTAGCCTTGAATTGCGCTTTGAAGAAGCCCGTGATTTACGCACCACCGCATTTTTAAAGGGCGAACGCACGATTTTAGGAGTGACCAAAGCTCGGTTGAAAAATGAATTGCCAGTTTGCGGTATTTATGACCAAAAACCTAGCGATTTTGTTGCTGATGGCATTGTTCATTGCAAGCCATTAACCTTTAAACGCCTTGAAACATGTTATGAGGAAGCTGCAGCAATTGCACCTGCTGGTGCAGCTCTGATTGTGTAA
- a CDS encoding CynX/NimT family MFS transporter → MSGYSNAQRGKAWSIYLGVSLILVALNLRPVFSSLSILLSPDIFEATGISGFQAGLLTTLPVICLGIFAPLAPWGASKIGAERTMFLALIVLAIGTALRGFGPLSTLYIGSIMAGAAIALGNVLMPSLVKRDFPHHIPLMTGLFSMALCGGAAIAVGLTVPLKHILNESWQLTLAAWAIPVLLVIVLWLPQLKSHSGEGAPARYQVKGLLKQPIAWQVTLFMGLQSALAYSVFGWLAQIIGERGIEPEQAGIITSISILIQVIASLIIPVIAGRRASQSGICVFLTFIAGIGLIGFILAPLSTIWIWVVLQGLGQGGLIAVAMVIIALRSHDAPVASHLSGMAQGFGYCIAAIGPFLVGTIHEATGGFTATAGLFVALCLGAAVTGYLAGRPRTIPIKADPI, encoded by the coding sequence ATGTCTGGTTATTCAAATGCCCAACGCGGCAAAGCGTGGAGCATATATTTGGGGGTATCGTTAATTCTTGTTGCCTTAAATCTAAGGCCGGTTTTTTCTAGCCTTTCAATTTTACTTTCTCCCGACATTTTTGAGGCAACCGGTATAAGTGGCTTTCAAGCAGGATTATTAACAACATTACCAGTGATATGTCTTGGCATTTTTGCCCCACTTGCACCTTGGGGAGCGTCTAAAATTGGTGCAGAACGCACCATGTTTTTAGCCCTAATTGTGCTGGCTATAGGAACAGCTTTGCGCGGATTTGGACCATTATCAACGCTTTATATTGGTTCGATTATGGCAGGTGCTGCTATTGCTCTTGGTAATGTGTTGATGCCATCCTTGGTAAAACGCGATTTTCCCCATCATATTCCGTTAATGACTGGCTTATTTTCCATGGCACTTTGTGGTGGTGCAGCCATTGCTGTTGGCTTAACCGTCCCATTAAAACACATATTAAATGAATCTTGGCAGCTTACCCTTGCAGCTTGGGCGATCCCAGTACTGCTCGTCATTGTGTTATGGTTACCACAATTAAAAAGCCATTCAGGTGAAGGTGCACCAGCTCGCTACCAAGTTAAGGGCCTATTGAAACAGCCAATTGCTTGGCAAGTAACTCTATTTATGGGGTTACAATCAGCCCTTGCCTATTCTGTATTTGGCTGGCTTGCACAAATCATTGGCGAACGTGGTATTGAACCCGAACAGGCAGGAATAATAACCTCTATTTCAATTCTTATTCAAGTTATTGCAAGCCTTATCATACCCGTTATCGCTGGTCGCAGGGCCAGCCAAAGCGGAATATGTGTCTTTTTGACTTTTATTGCTGGCATTGGACTGATTGGTTTTATTTTAGCTCCCTTATCAACCATTTGGATTTGGGTTGTTTTGCAAGGCCTTGGGCAAGGTGGTCTTATTGCAGTTGCTATGGTGATTATTGCTTTGCGCTCCCATGATGCACCAGTTGCGTCGCATCTCTCGGGTATGGCACAAGGCTTTGGTTACTGCATTGCTGCCATAGGCCCATTTCTTGTTGGTACCATTCATGAGGCAACGGGCGGCTTTACCGCAACAGCTGGTTTATTTGTTGCTCTTTGCCTTGGCGCCGCAGTTACAGGCTACCTTGCTGGTCGTCCCAGAACAATTCCAATAAAAGCAGACCCCATTTAA